Sequence from the candidate division KSB1 bacterium genome:
CTCGAGGCGGGAATAAAATCCCGACAAGGCAAAATCGTTGTTGCGGGTTTCAAGCGTCAGGCGCGAAAACTCGTCGTGAAAAATTTTGGAATCAAACCCGAGCTGCCACTGCCAGCCCGCCAGCAGGCTGTTTTCTCCCCACGGCGCGCGCCGCAAAATCAATTGCGCCGCCTGATCGTCCTTCCAGCGATCCGGCTGGCGTTGCAGCGTCGAATTGAAATTTTCAATGAACGTCAGTTGCCAGTTTGGGGATAACGCTTGTTCGAAGTTGATGCGTGTCAGCCAATTGTAGATCGCGATGTCGTGCCAGAAAAGTGTTTCGACCGTACTCGGCCCCCGAGATTTGAAGGAAACTCTAGTGGTCGTGGTGGAGTCATTCACAGCCGAGGAATCGGAAAGCGCGGGACGGGCAGCCATGCCTGTCGAAAAACTGTTTAGCAAAATAATAGAGGGCAAAACAAAGGCTTGGTGTCCTTTGTGCCTTCGTGGTGATGAATGTTTCAAATTCACGTCGCCTTCTTTTGCAAAGTCTCGACATGATCGCGTGTGAGCATCATGTGCGGCTGCTTGCGGGCCTTGGGCGAGGCGGTGCCGCCGGAGATGATCAAATGCAGCGCGTCTTCCACCGGCATGTCCACCTCGACCACCTCGCTTTTCGGAAAGAAAACCAAAAAGCCGGAAGTGGGGTTGGGCGTATGCGGCACCAGCACCGCCACAATATCCTCGCCGAGCGCCTCCTTGATGGCCCGGGCCGGCTCGCGCACGATGAAACCCAGGCGCCACATGCCCTTGCTGGGAAACGGCACCAGCACGGTTTTCTTGAACACATCGTGGCGCTCGCCGAAAACGGCCTGGCTCACCTGCTGCACCGTGCCGTAAATCCGGCTGATGAACGGAATGCGCGTCACCACGCGGTCCCCGACATCGACCAGCTTTTTGCCGAAGTAACTCCGCGCCGCCATGCCGGTGCTGAGAATGAGCACGAAAAGCGTGATGAAACCCAGGCCCGGAATCGGCTGGCTGATCTGCACGCCAAACCAGCGGCTGATCATCACGAAGATGACGCCTTTCAAGATGCCGTCGATCGCCAGAAAAAGCTCATAAATAATGTAGACCGTCAAGCTGATCGGAACCAAAACGAGCAGGCCGGTTAAAAAATAACCTTTGAGTTTGCTGGCAAAATGATGGTCGGGGGTTGGCACCAAAGCTGTGGTCATGGCTTTTCCGGCTTGACAATCTTGTAAATTTTTTCGCCCGGCCT
This genomic interval carries:
- a CDS encoding DUF502 domain-containing protein, with protein sequence MTTALVPTPDHHFASKLKGYFLTGLLVLVPISLTVYIIYELFLAIDGILKGVIFVMISRWFGVQISQPIPGLGFITLFVLILSTGMAARSYFGKKLVDVGDRVVTRIPFISRIYGTVQQVSQAVFGERHDVFKKTVLVPFPSKGMWRLGFIVREPARAIKEALGEDIVAVLVPHTPNPTSGFLVFFPKSEVVEVDMPVEDALHLIISGGTASPKARKQPHMMLTRDHVETLQKKAT